The Triticum aestivum cultivar Chinese Spring chromosome 3A, IWGSC CS RefSeq v2.1, whole genome shotgun sequence genome includes a region encoding these proteins:
- the LOC123062026 gene encoding ribose-phosphate pyrophosphokinase 3, chloroplastic, translating to MATAASASASPAALRAKTPAPGAHPSPKSSLAFPWPSPGASASASAAASGRLHASLHLGGVRGVGTANGTGLHVLHPDVKPLAVPKMAGGAGAQKSILLYHCEEMRDLAQQVAARNDDIELCTISWRKFPDGFPDLFIPNAQNIRGRHVAFLASFSSPGVIFEQISIIYNLPKLFIASFTLILPFFPTGTSERMEDEGDVATAFTLARSLSHIPISRGGPTSLVIFDIHALQERFYFGDAILPCFESGIPLLKSRLQELPDSDNIAIAFPDDGAWKRFYKQLQHFPMIICNKVREGDQRIVRIKEGDARGRHVVIVDDLVQSGGTLIECQKVLAAHGAAKVSAYVTHGIFPNKSWEKFKPDNGEGPEHALSHFWITDSCPLTVEAVKDRRPFEILSLADSIASALQI from the exons ATGGCAACggcagcctccgcctccgcctcccccgCCGCTCTGCGCGCCAAAACCCCAGCCCCGGGCGCGCAccccagcccgaagtccagcctcgCATTCCCGTGGCCTTCCCccggcgcctccgcgtccgcctccGCGGCTGCCTCCGGCAGGCTCCACGCCAGCCTCCACCTCGGCGGGGTCCGCGGCGTCGGCACCGCCAACGGCACCGGCCTCCACGTGCTGCACCCCGACGTCAAGCCGCTGGCCGTGCCCAAGatggccggcggcgcgggggcgcaGAAGAGCATCCTGCTCTACCACTGCGAGGAGATGAGGGATCTCGCCCAGCAGGTGGCCGCCCGGAACGACGACATCGAGCTCTGCACCATCTCCTGGAG GAAGTTTCCCGATGGATTTCCAGATTTGTTCATACCAAATGCCCAGAACATTCGTGGGCGACATGTTGCCTTCTTAGCATCATTCAGCTCGCCTGGTGTCATATTTGAGCAAATATCGATTATATATAATCTGCCAAAGCTGTTCATTGCTTCATTTACTTTGATACTGCCATTTTTCCCAACTGGGACTTCCGAGCGTATGGAAGACGAAGGAGATGTCGCAACCGCCTTTACACTTGCTAGAAGCTTGTCACACATACCAATATCCAGAGGTGGACCCACCAGTTTAGTGATTTTTGATATTCATGCTTTGCAG GAGAGATTCTACTTTGGAGATGCAATCTTACCATGTTTCGAGAGTGGCATCCCCTTGTTGAAAAGTAGGCTTCAGGAGCTACCTGATTCTGATAAC ATAGCCATAGCTTTTCCAGATGATGGCGCATGGAAGCGCTTCTATAAGCAACTCCAACATTTTCCTATG ATTATATGCAACAAAGTTAGAGAAGGTGATCAAAGAATTGTGCGTATAAAAGAAGGAGATGCTAGAGGCCGTCATGTTGTTATAGTGGATGACTTGGTGCAGTCTGGTGGTACTTTGATTGAATGCCAG AAAGTGTTGGCTGCTCATGGAGCAGCAAAGGTTAGTGCATACGTAACACATGGCATTTTCCCCAACAAATCATGGGAGAAATTTAAGCCTGATAATGGAG AGGGTCCGGAGCACGCCCTGAGCCACTTTTGGATTACCGACTCGTGCCCTCTCACAGTTGAAGCGGTCAAGGACAGACGGCCGTTTGAAATTCTCAGCCTGGCAGATTCTATTGCTTCTGCTCTTCAGATTTAG